Proteins encoded together in one Aureimonas sp. SA4125 window:
- a CDS encoding WGR domain-containing protein encodes MTEDDDTPLHLTRIDPARNMARFYVLALQPTLFGGVSVIRNWGRIGTNGREKVETYDDVDDAGAACRRLERTKRRRGYR; translated from the coding sequence ATGACCGAGGACGACGACACGCCGCTGCACCTGACCCGCATCGATCCCGCTCGCAACATGGCGCGGTTCTATGTGCTCGCGCTTCAGCCGACGCTGTTCGGCGGCGTTTCCGTCATTCGAAACTGGGGCCGGATCGGCACGAATGGGCGAGAGAAGGTCGAAACCTATGACGATGTCGACGACGCAGGCGCCGCCTGTCGCCGCCTCGAGCGAACCAAACGCAGGCGCGGATACCGCTGA
- a CDS encoding IS66 family transposase, with the protein MERGDLQRLTKEELIELVLKIQRPEKTSRTSSKPPSTDRKAQRERSKPGGAKPGHEGHSRAMAENFDRVVDHRPGQCSCCGTVLASDLAAALVSEHEAIELPDIKPMVERHRRLAVTCPSCGMVNAAPVPDAARGTPFGPRLHAVATYLKTFQALSYERLQSAFADLFGLTISQGGLMNMLRRAQGAFVPERDSAIAALRRARVVASDETGVRIEGSNSYQWVFRCDEAVVHQAATTRGAIVVKTLMDGHRPEVWCSDRYSAQQGHGNAHQTCLAHLARDVAYAEEAGEDALPSRVRLWLKRAFALADDIGTLAASTIAAKRKALEKSLEAILATSTGCDFARTIQNKFRRARDQLLTFALHPGLVEPTNNGCERSLRPAVIQRKVTNGYRAMWAAKGEADIRTVVDTARLRPGANTFKTILQTVTA; encoded by the coding sequence ATGGAACGGGGTGATTTGCAGCGTCTGACGAAGGAAGAGCTGATCGAACTGGTGCTGAAGATTCAGCGTCCGGAGAAGACGTCGCGTACGTCCTCGAAGCCTCCGTCGACGGACCGCAAGGCGCAGCGCGAGCGATCGAAGCCCGGCGGCGCCAAGCCTGGCCATGAAGGGCATAGCCGGGCGATGGCCGAGAATTTTGACCGCGTCGTTGATCATCGTCCCGGCCAATGTTCCTGCTGCGGAACGGTCTTGGCGAGCGATCTTGCCGCGGCGCTCGTCAGCGAGCACGAGGCGATCGAATTGCCCGACATCAAGCCCATGGTCGAGCGGCATCGGCGGCTGGCCGTCACCTGTCCGTCCTGCGGCATGGTCAATGCCGCGCCGGTGCCGGATGCGGCCAGGGGCACGCCTTTCGGACCGCGCCTTCATGCGGTGGCGACCTATCTCAAGACCTTCCAAGCCCTGTCCTACGAGCGGCTTCAGAGCGCCTTTGCCGACCTCTTCGGTCTCACCATCAGCCAGGGCGGCTTGATGAATATGCTGCGCCGGGCGCAAGGCGCTTTTGTGCCGGAGCGCGACAGCGCCATCGCCGCCCTTCGCCGGGCCAGGGTCGTGGCGTCCGACGAAACCGGGGTGCGGATCGAGGGCAGCAATTCCTATCAGTGGGTGTTCCGCTGCGACGAGGCCGTCGTCCACCAAGCCGCCACGACACGCGGGGCGATCGTGGTGAAGACGCTAATGGACGGGCATCGCCCGGAAGTCTGGTGTTCTGATCGCTATTCGGCCCAACAGGGCCATGGAAATGCGCATCAGACCTGCCTTGCCCATCTCGCCCGCGATGTCGCCTATGCCGAAGAGGCCGGCGAGGACGCGCTTCCTTCACGGGTGCGGCTCTGGCTGAAACGGGCCTTCGCCTTGGCCGACGACATCGGCACGCTCGCCGCATCGACCATCGCCGCCAAGCGCAAAGCCCTGGAGAAAAGTCTCGAAGCCATTCTCGCGACATCGACTGGTTGCGACTTCGCCCGAACCATTCAGAACAAGTTCCGGCGAGCCCGCGATCAGCTTTTGACCTTCGCGCTCCACCCCGGCTTGGTCGAGCCGACGAACAATGGCTGCGAGCGATCTCTGCGCCCCGCTGTCATCCAGCGAAAGGTGACGAATGGCTATCGAGCCATGTGGGCCGCCAAGGGCGAGGCCGACATCCGCACCGTGGTCGATACCGCCCGGCTGCGTCCCGGAGCCAACACCTTCAAGACGATCCTCCAGACCGTCACAGCCTGA